From Paenibacillus sp. PK3_47, the proteins below share one genomic window:
- a CDS encoding thioredoxin domain-containing protein, with translation MAIRNVEQADVLREELQNGRTVLVDYGAPWCPPCRILLPILEELDGEYGETVSMLKVNCDELPELAAEAGVMSMPTVIVYSGGQSVEKLVGLRPKSAYQGVLNKYTLLLRSNS, from the coding sequence ATGGCTATTAGAAATGTAGAACAGGCTGACGTACTTCGGGAAGAGCTGCAAAACGGCAGGACGGTACTAGTCGATTACGGTGCACCATGGTGTCCGCCCTGCAGAATACTGCTGCCCATTCTTGAAGAACTGGATGGCGAATACGGGGAGACAGTCAGCATGCTTAAAGTGAATTGTGATGAACTGCCGGAACTCGCTGCTGAGGCCGGAGTCATGAGTATGCCTACGGTGATTGTGTACAGCGGGGGACAGTCGGTGGAAAAGCTCGTAGGCCTGCGTCCAAAATCGGCTTATCAAGGTGTATTGAATAAGTACACCCTCCTTTTGCGCAGCAACAGCTGA
- a CDS encoding ABC transporter ATP-binding protein, translating into MIKVESLTKIYPNGKGIRDVSFEVREGEVFGFLGPNGAGKTTTLRHMMGFVNSTSGKASINGLDCRNDAAQIHKNLGYVPGEIAFYDYMTGMQFLTFIDELRGRKDNIRRDQLIHRFELEPGGKIRKMSKGMKQKVGLIAAFMHDPEVIILDEPTSGLDPLMQKRFVELIIEERGRGKTILMSSHLFDEIDQTCERAGIIREGELVAVENIHALKAALPQSFIVTLADGDDMITLQNSPLNYIQKAPLTVEIFIKEDYDSMLRILSQCKVAHMASTPRTLEQIFMDFYGKER; encoded by the coding sequence TTGATTAAGGTCGAATCATTAACAAAGATCTATCCCAATGGCAAAGGAATCCGGGATGTTAGCTTTGAGGTGAGGGAGGGTGAGGTTTTCGGTTTTCTTGGACCGAATGGAGCCGGAAAAACAACAACGCTCCGCCATATGATGGGTTTTGTAAACTCTACAAGCGGGAAGGCCAGTATCAATGGCCTGGACTGCAGGAACGACGCTGCACAGATCCACAAGAATTTAGGCTACGTGCCCGGGGAAATTGCATTTTATGATTACATGACCGGTATGCAGTTTCTGACGTTTATTGATGAATTAAGGGGACGTAAAGATAATATACGCCGCGATCAATTAATCCACAGATTCGAGTTGGAGCCTGGCGGGAAAATCCGTAAAATGTCTAAGGGGATGAAGCAAAAGGTAGGATTAATTGCCGCCTTCATGCACGATCCTGAAGTTATCATCCTGGATGAGCCGACTAGCGGGCTCGACCCGCTCATGCAGAAGCGTTTTGTAGAATTAATTATCGAGGAACGCGGCCGGGGAAAAACAATTCTGATGTCCTCCCATTTATTTGATGAAATCGACCAGACCTGTGAACGGGCAGGCATCATACGTGAAGGAGAACTCGTGGCCGTTGAGAACATCCATGCTCTGAAAGCGGCGCTGCCGCAAAGCTTTATAGTTACCTTGGCGGATGGGGATGACATGATAACGCTGCAAAACAGCCCTCTTAACTATATTCAAAAAGCGCCTCTTACTGTTGAAATCTTTATTAAAGAGGATTATGATTCCATGCTGCGGATTCTGTCTCAATGTAAAGTGGCTCATATGGCGTCAACTCCCCGGACCCTTGAGCAAATCTTCATGGATTTCTACGGAAAGGAGCGCTGA
- a CDS encoding NUDIX hydrolase, translated as MIRVDVAYALIYNEDREEILMVNNKGSSWSLPGGAVEKGETLEQAVIRETKEETGLTIEVGNIVAVNEAFFKEMGHHTLFITFKAKIIKGEISIQDKDEITEIKWVDLKSANELMPYHATGIEELHKYSSIYTFQG; from the coding sequence ATGATAAGAGTAGATGTCGCATATGCATTGATTTATAACGAAGATAGGGAAGAAATCCTGATGGTTAATAACAAAGGCAGCAGTTGGTCCCTGCCTGGTGGTGCAGTTGAAAAAGGAGAAACTCTCGAACAGGCAGTAATCCGCGAGACTAAGGAAGAAACAGGACTAACAATTGAAGTTGGAAACATTGTAGCGGTAAATGAGGCTTTTTTTAAGGAGATGGGGCATCACACTTTATTTATAACTTTTAAAGCGAAAATCATCAAAGGGGAAATTTCAATACAAGATAAAGATGAAATTACAGAAATAAAATGGGTAGATCTGAAAAGTGCTAATGAATTAATGCCTTATCATGCTACTGGTATAGAAGAGTTACATAAATACTCATCAATTTATACTTTCCAAGGTTAA
- a CDS encoding TetR/AcrR family transcriptional regulator yields MNGFEKRRQQKKKQILESLTDMIMTRNFKEIGVREIAQQAGVSPGSIYNFFGNKEVLAKEVFYHQMDEAGKDFVKMMNSDLPFEEKMNKMYEVSVTNQESLSSEGIKNFIFTDPAFKAYIEQYAQTVVIPEIMKLIEQGKAEGKVSGGVSAEAIMMFMNGIIAMIGNPSVSEKLTVDLRKELGHLFLYGILGKKEQEG; encoded by the coding sequence ATGAATGGCTTTGAAAAACGAAGACAGCAGAAGAAAAAACAAATTTTAGAATCGCTAACTGATATGATCATGACGCGAAACTTTAAAGAAATAGGTGTGCGGGAGATTGCACAGCAAGCAGGGGTATCGCCTGGATCGATCTATAATTTCTTTGGAAATAAAGAAGTACTGGCTAAAGAAGTGTTTTACCATCAGATGGACGAGGCCGGAAAAGATTTCGTCAAAATGATGAACTCGGATCTTCCCTTTGAAGAAAAGATGAATAAGATGTATGAGGTATCGGTTACCAATCAAGAATCATTGTCCAGTGAAGGGATAAAGAACTTTATTTTTACAGATCCGGCATTCAAAGCGTATATTGAGCAGTACGCTCAAACGGTTGTCATTCCGGAAATCATGAAATTAATTGAACAGGGGAAAGCCGAGGGGAAAGTATCTGGAGGCGTATCTGCGGAAGCCATTATGATGTTTATGAACGGAATTATAGCGATGATAGGCAATCCATCCGTTTCAGAGAAATTAACCGTTGATTTAAGAAAAGAGTTGGGCCATCTTTTTCTTTACGGGATTTTGGGCAAGAAAGAGCAGGAGGGGTGA
- a CDS encoding SUMF1/EgtB/PvdO family nonheme iron enzyme: MTNQKYGSDREYFQKELMKLMVPVKGGTIELRDYVNMNKWFSSDYTLSNPGSNKKAITWTATIEPFHVMKYPVTQQLYHFVMHEEEIEPIVNNLPIVEVSWIDSISFCNKLSRMLGRTECYTITNESEHTIFNKTANGFRLLSDAEWQYACKAGTAGYRYEKIDQIAWYQENSDGSVHQVGQLLPNPWGLYDMIGNVWEWCWDLYDTERYGNYRVFRGGSWAEAQNNCGSTSRRKSMPDFKIDDLGFRIALTKV; the protein is encoded by the coding sequence ATGACAAATCAAAAGTACGGAAGTGACAGAGAGTATTTTCAAAAAGAGTTAATGAAATTGATGGTACCGGTAAAGGGAGGAACCATTGAATTACGTGATTATGTTAATATGAACAAATGGTTTAGTTCTGATTACACGTTATCAAACCCTGGAAGTAATAAAAAGGCTATAACATGGACTGCAACAATTGAACCTTTCCATGTAATGAAGTATCCGGTAACACAGCAGTTGTATCATTTTGTCATGCATGAAGAAGAAATAGAGCCGATTGTGAATAACCTGCCCATTGTGGAAGTTTCGTGGATAGATTCAATTTCCTTTTGCAATAAATTGTCCAGAATGCTTGGCAGGACTGAATGTTACACCATCACAAATGAAAGTGAACATACGATATTTAATAAGACAGCAAATGGCTTTCGGTTACTATCCGACGCTGAATGGCAATATGCCTGCAAAGCGGGAACCGCGGGGTACCGGTATGAAAAAATTGATCAAATTGCATGGTATCAAGAAAACTCCGATGGATCAGTTCATCAAGTAGGGCAGCTGCTTCCTAACCCATGGGGGCTTTATGATATGATTGGAAACGTATGGGAATGGTGCTGGGATTTATATGACACTGAACGATACGGGAACTATAGAGTCTTCCGGGGAGGCAGTTGGGCTGAAGCCCAGAACAACTGCGGTTCTACCAGTAGAAGGAAAAGCATGCCCGATTTCAAAATAGATGATCTTGGCTTTAGGATTGCTCTTACAAAAGTTTGA
- a CDS encoding S-layer homology domain-containing protein, translated as MKRFTSLIMVAVTLTSLLSGTAGAEASSNPFEGIVLTKHDRLGSFGFKNINYEDGVFYVTGGNNRVYSDDGGSSWKELYGNNSQMDTAGDGTGNFLSVVGSGGYLLWDTKTREIESFDKTISYPGFPPLMKSVTYFKGDYIAAGYDRQSIAETGRIFRLNEDRESWQHITVQGPLLENKRFNKIRSNGDTAVAVGEYGLIATSTDGLVWTQRDAGPRQHFLDVTVPADGKPIMAVGMYNTVSISEDGGETWESYGFDYDEPDIVSVTYARGYYVISTEYGEVYYSEDARNWTEFEHGFGRITINAINIDVPGQMVFASGGGIIYSVSKASTTTKLASSANPSVAGDEIIFTADVSKPANSPVTGLPTGTVTFKNGDAVLGSVPLTVGNATYTVSDLTVGTHTITAVYSGDAAYEDSTSEPLVQTVTAEGPEGSPGTGDGGGEHDPGTPTTPETPTAPTTPETPTTPTTPETPTTPETPETPATPETPTTPETPATPATPAPVTPAPTAAPSTSPTAAPTTQPGTQGQPNVQQPEETGEIPQDPNDIFRSQVVRADSNVIAGVEARTAEILNNGGHSAAIQYRDIGEHWSITNVEKLTKLGVINGYPNGGFEPDEPITRAEFAAMIDRGFVNMAGRNVIINEEDFAKFKDIKGHWSSESLKRLVAVGVMAGYEDGTIRPERTITRQEMALMITRVLNAYILNRDTSAVVFTDLDRAYGAEAIKKATVLGIFNGKTALHFEPQSGATRAESIQTIINTYSLSPAIKKALESL; from the coding sequence ATGAAACGTTTTACATCGCTTATTATGGTGGCAGTAACTTTAACCTCTCTTCTATCGGGGACAGCCGGCGCAGAGGCAAGCTCAAATCCTTTTGAGGGAATCGTTCTAACCAAGCATGACAGATTGGGGTCCTTCGGCTTCAAGAACATCAATTATGAAGATGGCGTATTCTATGTAACCGGAGGAAACAACCGGGTGTACTCTGACGACGGAGGGTCAAGCTGGAAAGAACTATACGGAAATAACAGTCAAATGGACACCGCCGGAGACGGAACAGGGAACTTTCTGTCTGTTGTAGGCTCGGGCGGGTATCTTCTCTGGGATACGAAGACCCGCGAAATAGAGAGCTTTGACAAAACGATCTCTTACCCCGGTTTTCCGCCTTTGATGAAAAGCGTGACTTACTTTAAAGGAGATTATATTGCTGCAGGTTACGACAGGCAGTCGATAGCGGAGACCGGCAGAATCTTCAGGCTGAACGAAGACCGTGAATCCTGGCAGCACATTACCGTGCAGGGACCTCTGCTTGAGAACAAACGGTTTAATAAAATCAGATCAAACGGGGACACTGCGGTTGCAGTTGGAGAATACGGATTGATCGCGACCTCTACTGACGGACTGGTCTGGACACAAAGAGACGCCGGACCGAGGCAGCACTTTCTGGATGTAACGGTACCTGCAGACGGGAAACCGATAATGGCCGTGGGGATGTACAACACAGTATCGATCTCCGAAGACGGCGGAGAAACCTGGGAATCCTATGGCTTTGATTATGACGAGCCGGATATCGTCAGTGTTACTTATGCCCGCGGTTATTACGTTATTTCCACCGAATATGGCGAGGTTTATTATTCGGAGGATGCAAGAAACTGGACGGAATTCGAGCATGGTTTCGGGAGAATCACGATTAATGCTATCAATATCGACGTTCCGGGGCAGATGGTTTTTGCCAGCGGCGGCGGCATTATTTATTCTGTGAGTAAAGCATCTACGACTACTAAGCTGGCAAGCAGCGCCAATCCATCTGTAGCAGGGGATGAGATCATCTTTACAGCTGACGTATCGAAACCGGCCAATTCTCCGGTTACCGGGCTGCCAACAGGAACGGTCACCTTTAAAAATGGAGATGCGGTATTGGGAAGCGTTCCGCTCACAGTAGGTAATGCGACTTATACTGTATCGGATTTGACCGTAGGCACGCATACCATTACAGCGGTGTACAGTGGTGATGCCGCATACGAAGACAGCACCTCGGAACCGCTTGTTCAGACGGTCACCGCTGAAGGGCCAGAGGGTAGCCCCGGCACAGGAGACGGTGGCGGCGAACATGATCCTGGAACGCCAACAACACCAGAAACGCCAACAGCACCAACAACACCAGAAACACCAACAACACCAACAACACCAGAAACACCAACAACACCAGAAACGCCAGAAACGCCAGCAACACCAGAAACACCAACAACACCAGAAACGCCAGCAACACCAGCAACACCAGCACCAGTAACACCAGCACCAACAGCGGCACCATCAACATCACCAACAGCGGCACCAACAACCCAGCCCGGGACACAGGGGCAGCCAAATGTTCAGCAGCCGGAAGAAACGGGAGAAATCCCTCAAGATCCGAACGATATTTTTAGAAGCCAGGTTGTTCGCGCAGACAGCAATGTCATTGCCGGCGTTGAAGCCAGAACGGCAGAAATATTGAATAACGGCGGGCATTCCGCTGCTATTCAATATAGGGACATTGGGGAACACTGGTCCATTACTAATGTCGAAAAGCTCACCAAGCTTGGCGTTATTAATGGATATCCTAACGGTGGATTTGAGCCGGACGAACCTATAACGAGAGCCGAATTCGCAGCAATGATCGATAGAGGTTTCGTGAACATGGCTGGCAGAAACGTAATAATCAATGAAGAAGATTTCGCAAAGTTTAAGGACATCAAGGGACACTGGTCCTCCGAAAGCCTCAAGCGGCTGGTAGCCGTCGGAGTCATGGCGGGATATGAAGACGGCACTATCCGGCCGGAAAGAACAATTACCCGTCAGGAAATGGCCCTTATGATTACCAGGGTGTTGAATGCTTATATCTTGAATCGTGATACATCGGCTGTTGTCTTTACCGATCTGGACCGGGCCTATGGTGCAGAGGCCATTAAAAAGGCGACCGTTCTTGGCATATTTAATGGAAAGACCGCTCTGCATTTTGAACCGCAGTCCGGTGCGACCCGTGCCGAATCGATCCAGACGATCATCAATACGTACAGCTTAAGTCCGGCCATTAAGAAAGCGCTGGAGAGTTTGTAA
- a CDS encoding alpha/beta hydrolase has protein sequence MNSDTKNLTYNEDENYWKEYQKFFPKELRINENNLPTEEWWIWKGYHIHLDRMSAPNSKIKVVFVHGAGGNGRLFAPYARMLQVYGYDIVSPDLPPYGLSYKETLQPMDYHDWIKIMTEFIEQEFNRDGKPIVVLGASIGGMLAYHVASLSKHVKGLIVTTFVDTSNPKVRDQIAPNKLISRLGKFTLDRFSFVLDSFRIPVSKVSRMNLITNNFDLTKLIMNDPRAAGTRISLRLLRTFLNMKPVIEPEYFNVCPVLLIHPEADPMTPYRLSESFYNRLQCKKNCVILEGAGHFPVEEPGLEQMKTAILKFLNEAENDLKMNRT, from the coding sequence GTGAATTCTGATACTAAAAATTTGACATACAATGAAGACGAAAATTATTGGAAGGAATATCAGAAGTTTTTCCCTAAAGAACTGCGAATAAATGAAAATAATCTTCCCACTGAAGAATGGTGGATTTGGAAGGGTTATCATATCCATCTGGATAGAATGTCTGCTCCAAATTCGAAAATCAAAGTAGTTTTTGTTCATGGTGCCGGAGGAAACGGTAGACTATTCGCACCCTATGCAAGAATGCTGCAAGTGTATGGATATGATATCGTATCTCCCGATCTTCCTCCTTATGGCCTCAGCTACAAGGAGACATTACAACCTATGGATTACCATGATTGGATCAAAATAATGACAGAGTTCATCGAACAGGAATTTAATCGGGACGGAAAGCCAATTGTTGTATTGGGAGCGAGCATCGGTGGGATGCTTGCGTATCATGTGGCAAGTCTGAGCAAACATGTGAAAGGCTTGATTGTAACGACCTTCGTCGATACAAGCAATCCAAAAGTCCGGGATCAAATTGCACCAAACAAGCTGATAAGCCGCTTGGGTAAATTCACATTAGATAGATTCTCCTTTGTATTGGATTCGTTTCGGATTCCTGTTTCAAAAGTATCCAGAATGAATTTAATTACAAATAACTTTGATCTGACAAAGCTTATTATGAACGACCCCCGAGCTGCAGGGACGAGAATTTCCTTACGGTTATTAAGAACATTTTTAAATATGAAACCAGTAATTGAGCCTGAATATTTCAATGTCTGCCCTGTTCTGCTCATTCATCCTGAAGCAGATCCAATGACTCCATACAGATTAAGTGAATCTTTTTATAACCGGTTACAATGTAAGAAAAATTGTGTGATTTTAGAAGGGGCTGGTCATTTTCCGGTAGAAGAACCTGGTTTGGAGCAGATGAAAACAGCTATATTAAAATTTTTAAATGAAGCAGAAAATGATTTAAAAATGAATAGAACTTGA
- a CDS encoding AraC family transcriptional regulator — protein MKGSQGGAFKQFALAGSGTSRIAKVIARIKLDYAQPLHIDELARTAHMGPSSLHRYFKKVTALSPLQYLKRIRLQEARRLLLAESLDAADAAYRVGYGSPTQFSREYVRLFGLPPISDIKKLREETMQEIN, from the coding sequence ATGAAAGGTAGCCAAGGTGGAGCCTTTAAGCAGTTCGCCCTAGCCGGCAGCGGTACCAGTCGGATCGCTAAAGTCATCGCCCGCATCAAGCTGGATTATGCCCAGCCGCTTCATATCGATGAGCTCGCGAGAACGGCCCATATGGGTCCCTCGTCGCTGCATCGTTACTTCAAGAAAGTGACTGCACTGAGCCCGCTGCAGTACCTGAAACGGATTCGCCTTCAAGAAGCGCGCCGTCTGCTATTAGCCGAATCCCTCGATGCTGCCGATGCAGCTTATCGTGTCGGCTACGGGAGTCCTACGCAATTTAGCCGTGAATACGTAAGGCTGTTTGGTCTCCCGCCGATCAGTGACATCAAAAAGCTGCGGGAAGAGACGATGCAGGAAATCAACTGA
- a CDS encoding glutathione peroxidase — MSIYDFQLNTISGETIELSIYLGKVLLIVNTASKCSYSRQFAGLQKLYESYSKQGFEILGFPCNQFNEKEPGNNSEVQEYCKSNFGVTFPLFEKVKVRGQAAHPLFEFLTEQAPFQGFDTRTSNGEWMQNFLQEKYPDIHAGDGIKWNFTKFLIDRDGKVHRRFETTTEPFEIQPAVEELLLK, encoded by the coding sequence ATGTCTATTTATGATTTTCAACTAAACACGATCAGTGGTGAGACCATTGAATTGTCAATATACCTCGGAAAAGTACTCCTTATTGTTAACACTGCCAGTAAGTGCAGTTATTCCCGCCAATTCGCTGGTCTTCAGAAGCTTTATGAAAGCTACAGTAAACAGGGGTTTGAGATACTCGGGTTTCCTTGTAACCAGTTCAATGAGAAAGAGCCCGGGAACAACTCAGAGGTCCAGGAATATTGTAAGAGCAACTTTGGAGTGACGTTTCCGTTATTTGAGAAAGTGAAGGTGAGGGGGCAAGCTGCTCATCCATTATTTGAATTTTTAACAGAGCAAGCCCCATTCCAAGGCTTCGATACCCGGACTTCGAACGGTGAATGGATGCAGAATTTCCTGCAAGAAAAGTATCCTGACATACACGCTGGGGATGGGATCAAGTGGAATTTCACGAAGTTTTTGATCGATCGGGACGGAAAAGTACATCGTAGATTCGAAACAACGACGGAACCGTTTGAAATACAGCCGGCAGTTGAAGAACTGCTTTTAAAGTGA
- a CDS encoding stalk domain-containing protein, with the protein MFTLLIGSPAKSFANSFANTVDNGKIENGRMLIPLRAVSERFHSEVIWNQEKKSITVIRGERELLLHINSRAAVLNNTAVNLEVPAKMDHGTAYVPARAFAEALGGTALWSQEERKATITIGQQQVYIHTEPLKPWRMSQERINVLNDKINEATDLSDYPQIRTQFRPYFTDSFINKMIHSNGIKNNALLTKKAEIIYSSTTEARMHQSAYFESGPVNLELVDRYVFYKLVDNQWKVDDVNVGRQIIVP; encoded by the coding sequence GTGTTCACCTTACTAATTGGTAGTCCGGCGAAAAGCTTCGCCAATTCTTTTGCGAATACGGTTGATAACGGAAAAATTGAAAATGGACGAATGCTGATTCCATTGCGTGCTGTCTCAGAGAGATTTCATTCAGAAGTGATCTGGAATCAGGAAAAGAAAAGCATTACGGTTATTCGTGGCGAGCGGGAGCTATTGTTGCATATTAATTCCCGTGCGGCTGTATTAAATAACACTGCTGTTAACCTTGAGGTCCCGGCAAAAATGGATCATGGAACAGCTTATGTACCCGCACGTGCTTTTGCTGAGGCTTTGGGCGGAACGGCCCTGTGGTCCCAAGAAGAACGAAAAGCAACCATTACGATCGGTCAGCAACAGGTTTACATCCATACAGAGCCGCTCAAGCCTTGGAGAATGAGTCAGGAAAGAATAAATGTACTTAATGACAAAATAAATGAGGCCACCGATCTCTCAGATTATCCGCAAATCCGGACACAGTTTAGACCTTATTTCACGGACTCTTTTATAAACAAGATGATTCATAGTAATGGCATTAAAAATAACGCTCTACTCACAAAAAAGGCGGAAATTATCTACAGCAGTACTACAGAAGCGAGAATGCACCAATCTGCTTACTTTGAAAGCGGTCCTGTCAACCTCGAGCTCGTGGATCGTTATGTATTCTATAAATTGGTTGATAACCAATGGAAGGTAGACGACGTGAACGTGGGCAGACAAATTATTGTGCCATAG
- a CDS encoding MerR family transcriptional regulator: MKIGELAARTGVSVRSLRYYEDQGLIAPLRQANGYRQYSPLAVETVETIKLYLNLGLSTEEIAGFLHCVLMNKEAFCAEVMPLYRSKLAEIDRQILELNQIRLNLQQRMDSIQQERQGIPNEVVLDDE; encoded by the coding sequence ATGAAAATAGGTGAACTTGCAGCAAGGACAGGTGTAAGTGTCCGCTCACTGCGATATTATGAAGACCAAGGATTGATTGCACCGCTCCGTCAGGCCAATGGTTACCGCCAGTATTCACCACTGGCTGTGGAGACAGTAGAGACGATTAAGCTGTATTTGAATCTGGGCCTGTCAACAGAGGAAATTGCCGGATTTCTGCACTGTGTGCTAATGAATAAAGAGGCGTTCTGCGCGGAAGTAATGCCCTTGTACCGCAGCAAGCTTGCAGAGATTGACCGCCAGATTCTGGAACTGAACCAGATCAGGCTGAATCTGCAGCAGCGGATGGATTCCATTCAGCAGGAACGGCAGGGTATACCGAATGAAGTTGTACTTGACGACGAATGA
- a CDS encoding NAD-dependent epimerase/dehydratase family protein: protein MHIVLGTGALGRSVIKELRKREEPFRAVNFSGRQTEPGDIVVRADLMDPDQAKAAITGATVVYQCTQPPYNQWESRFERLQDNIIKAAMAAGAKLVAAENVYMYGDVDCEIHEGLPYAARTKKGRIRAKLAEQLLELHHRGKLQAVLARGSDFFGPGVTDSSAGGRMFQPLIMGKAASIMGEPERKHTFTFIEDFGRALVTLGQSEEAYGEAWHVPNADAVPVTQFVELAARLAGVEPKIKPMGKGMLRIGGLFIPAARESIEMFYQFEKDFVVSSKKFTDRFGQRATPLEESLAVTVEWYRARRS, encoded by the coding sequence ATGCATATCGTATTAGGCACAGGGGCGCTCGGAAGATCCGTGATTAAAGAGCTGCGAAAGAGGGAGGAACCGTTTCGGGCGGTGAATTTCTCCGGCCGGCAGACTGAACCCGGGGATATAGTTGTCAGGGCCGATTTAATGGACCCCGATCAGGCGAAAGCCGCCATCACAGGAGCCACGGTGGTATACCAATGCACACAGCCTCCGTATAACCAATGGGAGAGCAGGTTCGAACGGCTGCAGGACAATATCATTAAGGCTGCAATGGCAGCTGGTGCTAAACTGGTCGCCGCAGAAAATGTATACATGTACGGGGATGTGGACTGCGAGATACACGAAGGTCTGCCGTACGCTGCGCGGACTAAGAAAGGGCGGATCCGCGCGAAGCTTGCTGAGCAGCTTCTTGAATTGCACCACCGTGGAAAGCTTCAGGCCGTACTTGCCCGGGGGTCAGACTTCTTCGGACCTGGCGTTACGGATTCGTCTGCAGGCGGACGGATGTTTCAGCCTCTGATAATGGGCAAGGCTGCTTCTATAATGGGGGAACCCGAACGGAAGCATACGTTTACGTTCATTGAAGATTTTGGGAGAGCACTCGTTACGCTTGGACAATCAGAGGAGGCGTATGGAGAAGCTTGGCATGTGCCGAATGCTGATGCAGTACCCGTGACCCAATTTGTAGAGTTAGCCGCCCGGCTTGCTGGTGTCGAGCCTAAGATAAAGCCAATGGGGAAGGGAATGCTGCGTATTGGCGGACTATTCATACCAGCAGCCAGAGAAAGCATCGAGATGTTTTATCAATTCGAGAAGGACTTTGTTGTAAGCAGCAAAAAATTTACGGACCGCTTCGGGCAGAGAGCAACACCACTGGAAGAGTCGCTGGCAGTTACAGTTGAGTGGTATCGGGCTCGAAGATCGTAG
- a CDS encoding universal stress protein → MEMKMESIMVCVHYGPHGQRLIQRGSELAKKLQAPLVVLTVDTGGDNEYNPEKQLYLSGWEKQTKDAGGQFLIRKCKGKKTAHVIVETAQENKVTQIVLGQSSQTLWQEITRGNFINDLMEQVGTIDLHIVAVQRYPELLEQTHERGFIAYLVKKGDSYVLSEEAAGSEPIKGVFFRELDTDFNTGLFKIVNNGEAQYLKIVQNEWVKPH, encoded by the coding sequence ATGGAAATGAAGATGGAGTCTATCATGGTTTGTGTGCATTATGGCCCCCATGGACAGCGGTTGATTCAGCGGGGCAGCGAGCTGGCCAAAAAGCTTCAGGCTCCGCTTGTGGTTCTGACCGTGGATACCGGCGGAGACAATGAATATAACCCGGAGAAGCAGCTGTACCTATCAGGTTGGGAAAAGCAGACGAAGGATGCCGGAGGACAATTTCTGATCCGCAAATGCAAAGGGAAAAAGACGGCCCATGTTATTGTGGAAACCGCACAGGAAAACAAAGTGACCCAGATTGTGCTGGGACAATCAAGCCAAACACTGTGGCAGGAGATTACACGCGGCAATTTTATTAATGATTTAATGGAACAGGTCGGCACTATTGATCTTCATATCGTTGCAGTACAACGCTATCCCGAGCTGCTCGAGCAAACGCATGAACGGGGATTTATCGCATATCTGGTCAAAAAAGGTGATAGTTATGTCCTCTCGGAAGAAGCAGCCGGCAGCGAACCGATAAAAGGGGTGTTCTTCCGTGAACTCGACACGGATTTCAACACCGGTCTGTTTAAGATTGTGAACAACGGTGAGGCCCAATA